The following coding sequences are from one Plasmodium sp. gorilla clade G2 genome assembly, chromosome: 1 window:
- a CDS encoding mitochondrial carrier protein,putative, which translates to MGSIIGCTISKILLYPLDTIKINKQIYKEPLEKGNQENKKTLLSYFKNKNKNTIFFYNFIKTYGYKNMYKGFTFSCLTTIPATCLYFCCFEYLKLKKLQYNKTSQEKKLINDNPNKSDDLNFISYFSLAFLSEAISCIFFVPIDVIKERLQLKEHKKTSTLIKEYIHKQGLSRLYRGYVSTCLSYGMFCGSFFFFQNIGHNIMNKLDIESSHYNNLKLNLACSFLSGFISSPLDIVRIRFQLQEKDKTFFYYKNSVDGLKKLFREDSGKIYNLFKGNFYRCCLLSLSMTINVSVIEMYKKYMIAKKS; encoded by the exons ATGGGTTCTATAATTGGTTGCACAATAAGCAAAATATTACTTTACCCTTTAGatactataaaaataaataaacagaTTTATAAAGAGCCACTTGAAAAAGGGAatcaagaaaataaaaaaactcTTCTaagttattttaaaaataaaaataagaatactatatttttttacaacTTTATTAAAACGTATGGATATAAGAACATGTACAAAGGTTTCAC ATTTTCATGCCTCACAACCATTCCTGCAACATGTTTATACTTTTGTTGTTtcgaatatttaaaattaaaaaagttacaatataataaaacatctCAAGAAAAGAAacttataaatgataatccAAATAAGAGTGACGACCTAAATTTTATTAGTTACTTTTCTCTag CTTTTCTGTCTGAGGCTATTTCATGTATCTTTTTTGTGCCTATAGATGTTATTAAAGAAAGGCTACag CTGAAAGAGCACAAGAAAACGTCCACATTAATAAAAGAGTATATTCATAAACAAGGGTTATCAcga TTGTATAGAGGTTATGTCTCAACTTGTTTATCCTATGGTATGTTTTGTGGGtccttcttcttttttcagAAC ATTGgtcataatattatgaacaaaCTTGATATTGAATCATCACATTATAATAACTTAAAATTAAACCTTGCTTGTTCATTTCTTTCTGGTTTTATAAGTTCTCCATTGGATATAGTCAGAATAAG ATTCCAGTTACAAGAAAAGGACAAGACTTTTTTCTACTACAAAAATTCTGTAGAc GgattgaaaaaattattcagAGAAGATAGTGGAAAGATTTACAACCTTTTTAAAGGAAATTTTTATAGATGCTGTTTATTAAGTCTTAGCATGACTATAAATGTGTCAGTAATagaaatgtataaaaaatatatgattgccaagaaatcataa